A stretch of the Synechocystis sp. PCC 7338 genome encodes the following:
- a CDS encoding vitamin K epoxide reductase family protein yields MVRRRSVPWIHRYSRFIMGAIAVLGILITSYLAYISFTGGEALCPVDQATGSSSCDLVLQSVYAKVFGLPLSVFGLAAYIAMAIAALVPFLVSEESNKKRRNSLEDLTGKFLLVGGTSMAVFSGYLMYISFFRLQEACWYCLTSAICSLLLFILAIVGREWEEVSQVFFTTVVVAMVTIVGTLGLYATAEGPGAGADGTIPIPAIVGQPKPPSGWPVTTQSGPAEIELAEYLTAQGVLNYGAFWCPHCYDQKLLFGKEAFEKITYIECDPAGKNPQTQVCVDAGIQSFPTWGIDGELNPGVKTLRELAELTGYEGNMDFKYGLRN; encoded by the coding sequence ATGGTTCGTCGTCGTTCGGTGCCTTGGATTCATCGCTATTCCCGTTTCATTATGGGGGCGATCGCCGTCCTGGGGATCTTGATCACCTCCTACCTGGCCTATATTTCCTTCACCGGGGGAGAAGCCCTTTGTCCCGTTGACCAGGCCACCGGGAGTTCCAGTTGTGACCTAGTGCTGCAGAGTGTCTACGCCAAAGTGTTTGGCCTTCCCCTAAGCGTTTTTGGACTGGCGGCCTACATTGCCATGGCCATTGCGGCTCTGGTGCCTTTTTTAGTGAGCGAGGAGAGCAACAAAAAACGGCGCAACTCCTTGGAAGACCTCACCGGCAAATTCCTCCTGGTGGGGGGCACTTCCATGGCGGTGTTCAGTGGCTACTTAATGTACATTTCCTTTTTCCGGCTCCAAGAGGCTTGCTGGTACTGCCTAACTTCTGCTATTTGTTCTTTACTGTTGTTCATTTTGGCGATCGTTGGTCGGGAGTGGGAAGAAGTGAGTCAAGTATTTTTTACCACCGTCGTGGTGGCCATGGTAACTATTGTCGGCACCTTGGGTCTTTATGCCACCGCTGAAGGGCCTGGGGCCGGGGCCGATGGCACAATTCCCATTCCCGCTATTGTTGGTCAACCCAAACCTCCCAGTGGTTGGCCCGTCACTACCCAATCGGGGCCAGCGGAAATTGAATTGGCTGAATACCTCACCGCTCAAGGGGTGCTTAACTATGGAGCTTTCTGGTGTCCCCATTGCTACGACCAAAAACTGCTTTTCGGTAAAGAAGCATTTGAAAAAATTACCTACATCGAATGCGACCCGGCTGGGAAAAATCCCCAGACCCAAGTCTGTGTGGATGCAGGCATTCAATCCTTCCCCACCTGGGGTATTGACGGAGAACTCAACCCTGGGGTCAAAACCCTCCGGGAACTGGCCGAGCTCACCGGCTATGAAGGCAATATGGACTTTAAATATGGTCTGAGGAATTAG
- a CDS encoding translation initiation factor, protein MASSKPPARIVYQEFGPVVDPTSEEEIDLPPQQHNVRIQATRSGRKGKTVTVVHGLQLSTPGRQALLKALKSFCGSGGTLKEDCLEIQGDQREKILAYLLKQGYKAKISGG, encoded by the coding sequence ATGGCCAGCTCCAAACCCCCAGCCCGTATTGTTTACCAAGAATTTGGCCCGGTGGTAGATCCCACATCGGAGGAAGAAATTGACCTTCCTCCCCAACAGCATAATGTCCGGATCCAAGCAACTCGCTCTGGTCGAAAAGGAAAAACGGTAACAGTGGTGCATGGTTTGCAATTGTCCACCCCAGGGCGGCAAGCTCTGCTCAAGGCTCTGAAAAGTTTTTGTGGCAGTGGGGGCACCTTGAAAGAGGATTGTTTGGAAATCCAGGGTGATCAACGGGAGAAAATTCTCGCTTATTTGTTAAAGCAGGGATACAAAGCTAAAATTAGCGGTGGTTAG
- a CDS encoding phosphatase PAP2 family protein, with protein sequence MKPSAHTPLPPWLTIVGRIPFFCCLAIMGLLIALGHNFKEVNELKEIAFDIAFLDWLRQVIPEKMAPFWIKVYKGTGVELTATMIALTLGFLAWKRYWSEIKYLVFATLGILLVIDQVLKPFFNRTRPLPRLVDVDGRSFPSGHAAGGVVFYFYLAFLLASHFPQYRWHIYLGATLWVSFIGIASMYCRVHWLTDILAGYGVGFIWLTISLFLLKREKPDVYLQSH encoded by the coding sequence GGTTAACCATTGTCGGTCGAATTCCCTTTTTCTGCTGCTTGGCGATCATGGGGTTATTAATTGCCCTGGGTCACAATTTTAAGGAAGTAAACGAACTGAAAGAAATTGCCTTTGACATTGCCTTTTTAGACTGGCTCCGTCAAGTGATTCCCGAAAAGATGGCCCCTTTTTGGATCAAGGTTTACAAAGGAACAGGGGTGGAACTAACCGCTACAATGATTGCCCTCACCCTCGGTTTTTTAGCTTGGAAACGCTATTGGTCGGAGATTAAATATCTAGTTTTTGCCACCCTGGGCATTCTTTTGGTCATTGACCAAGTGTTGAAGCCCTTTTTTAATCGGACTCGCCCTTTACCCCGTTTGGTAGATGTGGATGGGCGCAGTTTCCCCAGTGGCCACGCGGCGGGAGGGGTGGTGTTTTATTTTTATCTGGCTTTTTTGTTGGCTTCCCATTTTCCCCAATACCGTTGGCACATTTATCTTGGTGCAACCCTTTGGGTGAGTTTCATCGGCATTGCCAGTATGTATTGCCGAGTTCATTGGTTAACAGATATCCTCGCCGGCTATGGGGTGGGCTTTATTTGGTTAACTATTAGCTTGTTCTTGCTGAAGCGGGAAAAGCCCGATGTTTATTTGCAATCTCATTAA
- a CDS encoding ferredoxin:thioredoxin reductase, which produces MTSSDTQNNKTLAAMKNFAEQYAKRTDTYFCSDLSVTAVVIEGLARHKEELGSPLCPCRHYEDKEAEVKNTFWNCPCVPMRERKECHCMLFLTPDNDFAGDAQDIPMETLEEVKASMA; this is translated from the coding sequence ATGACCAGCAGTGACACCCAGAACAATAAAACACTGGCCGCAATGAAAAATTTTGCGGAGCAGTACGCTAAACGTACGGATACCTATTTCTGTAGTGATCTTTCCGTCACCGCCGTTGTTATCGAGGGTTTAGCTCGCCATAAGGAAGAATTAGGTTCTCCCCTCTGCCCCTGTCGACACTACGAAGACAAGGAGGCGGAGGTGAAAAATACCTTTTGGAATTGCCCCTGTGTGCCCATGCGGGAGCGCAAAGAATGTCACTGCATGTTGTTTTTAACCCCGGACAATGACTTTGCCGGGGACGCCCAGGATATTCCCATGGAAACCTTGGAGGAAGTCAAGGCCAGCATGGCCTAG
- a CDS encoding diflavin flavoprotein, translating to MVTTPLATQKRLSTQTEAIAKNIIAIRSLDWDRDRFDIEFGLQNGTTYNSYLIQADRVALVDSSHEKFRRLYLDLLQGLIDPKEIDYLIVSHTEPDHSGLIKDILQLNPQITVVATKVALQFLNNFVHQPFERIQVKSGDRLDLGQGHNLEFVSAPNLHWPDTMLTYDPATEILFTCDVFGMHYCSDAVFDTDLGKIEPDYQFYYDCLMGPNSRSVLAAMKRMDNLGTISTVANGHGPLLRYNVAELLHRYRHWSESQNKAEKTVVVFYVADYGYGDRLSQAIAKGITKTGVGVDMVDLSTADPQEIQELVGHASGVVLGMPPLKASGDLSTNFGAVLAAMQPKQVFGLYESYGGDDEPIDPLRTKFLDLGLREAFTVIKVKDTPSESTYQLCDESGTDLGQNLIQAAKIKQLKSLDSDLEKAIGRISGGLYIITAQKGEVKGAMLASWVSQASFSPPGFTVAVAKDRAIESLMQVGDRFVLNILEEGNYQSLMKHFLKRFPPGADRFAGVKIQTAANGSPILTDALAYLECEVASRMECSDHWIVYSQVTNGRVAKAEGLTAVHHRKVGNYY from the coding sequence ATGGTCACTACCCCCCTAGCTACCCAAAAGCGGCTTTCTACCCAGACCGAGGCGATTGCCAAAAATATTATTGCTATTCGTTCCTTGGACTGGGATCGAGATCGGTTTGACATCGAATTTGGCCTGCAAAACGGCACCACTTACAATTCCTATCTCATCCAAGCTGATCGGGTGGCCCTGGTGGATAGCTCCCACGAAAAATTCCGCCGCCTATACCTGGATTTACTGCAGGGGCTAATTGATCCCAAGGAAATTGATTACCTCATCGTCAGCCACACGGAGCCGGACCACAGTGGATTGATAAAGGATATTCTGCAACTCAATCCCCAAATTACGGTGGTGGCCACCAAAGTGGCTCTGCAATTTTTGAATAACTTTGTCCATCAACCCTTTGAACGCATCCAGGTTAAAAGTGGCGATCGCCTGGATTTGGGCCAGGGCCATAATTTGGAATTTGTCAGCGCCCCTAATCTCCACTGGCCGGACACCATGCTCACCTATGACCCCGCCACGGAAATTCTCTTCACCTGCGATGTATTTGGCATGCATTACTGCTCCGATGCGGTTTTCGACACCGATTTGGGCAAAATTGAGCCGGATTACCAGTTTTACTACGACTGTTTGATGGGCCCCAACTCCCGTTCTGTGCTGGCAGCCATGAAACGCATGGATAACCTGGGCACCATTAGCACCGTTGCCAACGGCCACGGCCCCCTACTGCGCTACAACGTCGCTGAATTATTGCATCGCTACCGCCATTGGAGTGAATCCCAAAACAAAGCGGAAAAAACCGTGGTGGTTTTCTATGTGGCCGATTACGGCTATGGCGATCGCCTTTCCCAGGCCATTGCCAAGGGCATTACCAAAACTGGGGTGGGGGTGGATATGGTGGACCTAAGCACCGCAGATCCCCAGGAAATCCAAGAATTGGTCGGCCATGCCAGTGGGGTGGTTCTGGGGATGCCGCCTTTGAAGGCCAGTGGTGACCTCAGCACTAATTTCGGCGCGGTGTTGGCCGCCATGCAACCGAAACAAGTCTTTGGCTTATACGAATCCTATGGTGGAGATGACGAACCCATTGATCCCCTCCGCACCAAATTTTTAGACCTGGGTTTGCGGGAAGCTTTCACGGTTATCAAGGTCAAAGATACCCCCAGCGAAAGCACCTATCAGCTTTGTGATGAGTCTGGCACTGATTTGGGACAAAATCTGATCCAAGCGGCCAAAATTAAACAGCTCAAATCCCTCGACAGCGATCTGGAAAAGGCGATCGGTCGCATCAGCGGCGGGCTTTATATCATCACCGCCCAAAAAGGGGAAGTCAAAGGGGCCATGCTTGCGTCCTGGGTTTCCCAAGCCAGCTTTAGTCCCCCTGGTTTCACCGTCGCTGTGGCTAAGGATCGGGCCATTGAATCCCTCATGCAGGTTGGCGATCGCTTTGTGTTGAATATCTTGGAAGAAGGTAATTATCAATCCTTGATGAAACATTTCCTCAAGCGCTTTCCCCCTGGGGCAGATCGTTTTGCCGGTGTCAAAATCCAAACCGCCGCCAATGGTTCTCCGATTTTGACCGATGCGTTGGCCTACCTGGAGTGTGAGGTGGCCAGTCGCATGGAATGTAGTGACCACTGGATTGTCTACAGTCAAGTAACCAATGGCCGAGTGGCCAAAGCGGAAGGGTTAACCGCCGTACATCACCGCAAAGTGGGTAACTACTACTAA
- a CDS encoding alpha/beta fold hydrolase: protein MIEPLGFTRNSLVTSLGTIVYYEATEAPWVEAAPSLGDRQTLVFLHGFGGGSSAYEWSKVYPAFAADYRVLAPDLLGWGRSDHPVKNYTPQDYIQIIQEFLQQTCAQPPVVIASSLVAAIAVRTAVQYPELFASLILATPTGLSDFGEDYRSNFFAQLVSVPVLDRFIYTTGIANTAGIVNFLEQRQFAQARRIYPEIIDAYLESATQPRAEYAALSFVRGDLCFDLAQFMPDLTIATAILWGEYAQFTPPAIGRRLAALNPNAIKAFVEIKDVGLTPHLELPGVTIGVLRGFLALLQ, encoded by the coding sequence ATGATTGAACCCCTTGGTTTTACCCGCAACTCCCTAGTTACTTCCCTGGGAACCATTGTCTATTACGAAGCAACGGAAGCCCCCTGGGTAGAGGCGGCTCCATCCCTTGGCGATCGCCAAACTTTGGTTTTTCTCCACGGCTTTGGCGGTGGTTCTTCTGCCTACGAATGGTCAAAGGTTTATCCTGCCTTTGCCGCTGATTACCGAGTGTTAGCTCCGGATTTGTTGGGTTGGGGTCGTTCCGACCATCCGGTAAAAAACTATACTCCCCAGGACTACATCCAGATTATTCAAGAATTTTTGCAACAAACCTGTGCCCAGCCCCCGGTGGTGATTGCTTCCTCCTTGGTGGCGGCGATCGCCGTGCGGACAGCGGTGCAATATCCAGAATTGTTTGCCAGTTTAATTCTGGCTACCCCCACGGGGCTATCGGACTTTGGCGAAGATTACCGGAGTAACTTTTTTGCCCAACTGGTCAGTGTCCCCGTACTTGATCGATTTATCTACACCACCGGCATTGCCAACACAGCGGGCATTGTTAATTTTTTAGAGCAACGACAATTTGCCCAGGCCCGGCGCATTTACCCAGAAATTATCGATGCCTATCTAGAGTCCGCCACCCAACCGAGGGCAGAATATGCGGCCCTGTCCTTTGTGCGAGGAGATTTGTGCTTTGATCTGGCCCAATTTATGCCGGATTTAACCATTGCTACGGCCATCCTCTGGGGAGAATATGCCCAATTTACGCCCCCGGCGATCGGTCGGCGTTTGGCGGCTTTAAATCCCAATGCCATTAAAGCTTTTGTGGAAATTAAAGACGTGGGTTTAACGCCCCATTTAGAATTACCTGGGGTAACAATTGGGGTGCTCCGTGGGTTTTTGGCCCTGCTCCAATAG
- a CDS encoding sodium:proton antiporter, translated as MEGSFSLTLQIILTVLFGIGAQVLAGFLKLPSIVFLLIFGVSLGNSGLHWIQPANFGDGLEVIVSLSVAIILFEGGLNLGLRELGQVSGSLRNLVTIGTLITLIGGGLAAHWLAEFPWYLAFLYGSLVVVTGPTVVGPLIKQVQVQKSVATLLEGEGVLIDPVGAILAVVVLETIFNTNVSVETDIIEIAMGLILRLGVGLAIGVGGGWLLSNFLKRATFLSEDVSNLVVLAGVWGVFGAAQASLSESGLMATVAMGIYLNSSALPDNRLLRRFKGKLTLLCVSVLFILLAAELSLSSFGALGWGSVITVAVLMLVIRPFSVAICTWTSTFNWRQKLFVAWIAPRGIVSASVASLFSLLLTERGINGGDAIKSIVFLTIMMTVFIQGLTAKPLAKLLRITDNHTTGAVIIGCTPLGRLVARLFEAQGESVVLIDSDPEACATAIAEGLTAIQTSALDSHALEKAGIEEMGAFIALTNNGEVNLVLAQNTINEFNPPRVCVIAPDNLPENNPLLKNKGVRIFMEQKTFKTWNQYLKDGQIKLGKTLFKEAGLALQQAHTQALIRSGELLPLMLKRHGNLQLAKTTENAQIGDEVFYLLHDPRSQLLKQLSGSRSLDVLTPEPLAEVEEVPIY; from the coding sequence ATGGAAGGATCATTTTCCCTTACCCTCCAGATTATCCTCACTGTCCTGTTTGGCATTGGGGCCCAAGTGTTGGCGGGATTCCTCAAACTGCCGAGCATTGTCTTTTTGCTCATTTTTGGGGTCAGCCTAGGTAACAGCGGTCTGCATTGGATTCAACCGGCCAACTTCGGTGACGGTTTGGAGGTAATTGTCTCCCTTTCTGTGGCGATTATTTTATTTGAAGGGGGATTAAATCTGGGTTTGCGGGAATTGGGGCAGGTTTCCGGTAGTCTGCGTAATTTGGTTACCATCGGCACCCTAATTACTCTCATAGGGGGAGGTTTAGCGGCCCATTGGTTGGCAGAATTTCCCTGGTATCTAGCCTTTTTATACGGTTCCTTAGTGGTGGTAACCGGGCCAACGGTGGTAGGCCCCCTGATCAAGCAGGTGCAAGTGCAGAAGTCTGTGGCTACCCTGCTGGAGGGGGAAGGGGTACTGATCGATCCAGTGGGGGCCATCCTGGCGGTGGTAGTACTGGAAACTATTTTTAACACCAACGTCAGCGTCGAAACCGACATTATTGAAATTGCCATGGGCCTGATATTGCGCCTTGGGGTCGGCCTGGCGATCGGTGTTGGGGGCGGTTGGTTATTAAGTAATTTCCTCAAACGGGCCACCTTTCTCTCAGAAGATGTCAGTAATCTAGTAGTGCTAGCCGGAGTGTGGGGGGTATTTGGCGCGGCCCAGGCCTCCCTCAGTGAATCGGGCTTAATGGCCACCGTAGCCATGGGTATTTATCTCAACTCCTCTGCCCTGCCAGATAACCGACTGTTGCGACGATTCAAAGGTAAATTAACCTTGCTCTGTGTGTCAGTACTATTTATTCTGCTGGCGGCGGAATTGTCCCTGAGCAGTTTTGGCGCTTTGGGTTGGGGCAGTGTGATTACTGTGGCAGTGTTGATGTTGGTAATTCGTCCCTTTAGCGTTGCCATTTGTACTTGGACGAGCACTTTCAACTGGCGACAAAAACTTTTTGTGGCTTGGATCGCCCCCAGGGGTATTGTTTCCGCTTCCGTTGCTTCCCTATTTTCCCTCCTGTTAACCGAACGGGGCATTAACGGTGGAGATGCGATTAAATCAATTGTGTTTCTCACCATTATGATGACGGTGTTTATCCAGGGGTTAACAGCCAAGCCTTTGGCTAAACTGCTACGCATTACCGACAACCACACCACCGGCGCAGTAATTATCGGTTGCACACCCCTAGGGCGATTGGTGGCCCGTTTATTTGAAGCCCAAGGGGAATCGGTGGTATTGATTGACAGTGACCCGGAAGCCTGTGCCACGGCGATCGCCGAAGGATTAACGGCCATTCAAACCAGTGCGTTGGACTCCCACGCCTTGGAAAAAGCAGGTATTGAGGAAATGGGTGCCTTTATAGCCCTGACCAATAATGGGGAAGTGAATTTAGTACTGGCCCAAAACACCATCAACGAGTTTAATCCTCCCCGGGTGTGTGTGATTGCCCCGGATAATTTACCGGAAAACAATCCCCTACTAAAAAATAAAGGGGTAAGAATTTTCATGGAGCAAAAAACTTTCAAAACCTGGAATCAGTACCTCAAAGACGGGCAAATTAAACTAGGCAAAACTTTGTTTAAGGAGGCTGGTTTAGCCCTGCAACAGGCCCATACCCAAGCCCTAATCCGCTCTGGGGAATTACTGCCCCTAATGCTAAAACGGCACGGTAATTTGCAATTAGCGAAGACCACTGAAAATGCCCAAATTGGGGACGAAGTTTTCTACCTACTGCATGATCCCCGCTCCCAACTGCTCAAACAACTTTCCGGCAGTCGATCGCTGGATGTATTGACCCCAGAACCCCTAGCGGAAGTGGAAGAGGTACCCATCTACTAG
- a CDS encoding PHP domain-containing protein, which translates to MGKRWDVSISSTNPLSGWHLFMVNDLISPQSQQMERQLTTVWQSLTPTSCPRFYNFHLHTRCSDGQMSPEGLIEQAIHQELRGLAITDHHCVAGYYRAQRWLTEHCHYPGPRPQLWTGIEITANLDGTEVHILGYDFDPTQPVLTPYLTGDRPDKYYAQAAKVIKALHDAGGLVVLAHPTRYRQPASQLIPAAARHGIDGVEAFYAYGNPKPWQSSVPQMEEVCYLGDLYNLFRTCGTDSHGESIMYRL; encoded by the coding sequence GTGGGAAAAAGGTGGGATGTATCTATATCCAGCACCAACCCGTTGTCAGGATGGCATTTATTTATGGTTAACGACCTTATTTCTCCGCAGTCTCAACAGATGGAGCGCCAACTTACAACTGTTTGGCAATCTTTGACCCCCACCAGTTGTCCACGGTTTTATAATTTTCACCTCCACACCCGATGTTCCGATGGCCAGATGAGCCCGGAGGGCTTGATCGAACAGGCCATACACCAAGAATTGCGGGGCTTGGCCATCACAGACCACCACTGTGTGGCGGGCTATTACCGGGCCCAACGCTGGCTCACCGAACATTGCCACTATCCAGGGCCCAGGCCCCAACTGTGGACTGGCATTGAGATTACCGCTAATTTAGATGGCACCGAAGTCCACATCCTTGGCTACGATTTTGACCCGACCCAACCGGTGTTAACCCCCTACCTGACTGGCGATCGCCCGGATAAATATTATGCCCAAGCGGCTAAAGTAATCAAGGCTCTCCATGATGCCGGTGGTTTAGTGGTGTTGGCCCACCCGACCAGGTACCGTCAGCCGGCCAGTCAACTGATCCCAGCAGCGGCCCGCCATGGCATTGATGGGGTGGAAGCTTTTTATGCCTACGGCAACCCCAAGCCTTGGCAGAGTTCTGTGCCCCAAATGGAAGAAGTCTGTTACCTGGGGGATTTGTATAACCTTTTCCGCACCTGTGGCACCGATAGCCATGGGGAAAGCATTATGTATCGCCTCTAA
- the map gene encoding type I methionyl aminopeptidase: protein MNLLSQLFAPPSPVRSPTPKAKKRSRRGVQIKTPAEIAIMRQAGAIAAQVLKEIAATVQPGMTTADLDQLAEERIRSLGATPSFKGYHGFPASICACVNNEVVHGIPRRRKKIRAGDLLKVDTGAYFQGYHGDSCITIAVGKVSPQAQRLMEVAEGALYAGIEQVKPGNYLMDIAGAIEDYVKPSGYSIVEEFTGHGVGQALHEDPHVFNVRCRDLPNVKLKPGMTLAIEPIVNAGSRFTRTLGDRWTVVTVDNGLSAQFEHTVLVTATGYELLTDRRLV from the coding sequence ATGAACTTACTTAGCCAGTTATTTGCGCCCCCCTCCCCAGTACGGTCCCCCACTCCCAAGGCCAAAAAACGTTCCCGCCGAGGGGTACAGATTAAAACCCCCGCAGAAATTGCCATTATGCGCCAAGCTGGGGCGATCGCCGCCCAGGTGTTGAAAGAGATTGCCGCAACGGTGCAACCGGGCATGACCACCGCGGATTTGGATCAATTAGCCGAAGAACGGATTCGTTCCCTGGGAGCTACGCCCAGTTTTAAGGGTTACCACGGCTTTCCCGCCTCCATTTGTGCCTGTGTGAATAATGAAGTAGTCCATGGCATTCCCCGCCGTCGCAAAAAAATTCGTGCCGGTGATTTGCTAAAGGTGGACACCGGAGCCTATTTCCAGGGCTACCACGGGGATTCCTGCATTACCATTGCGGTGGGCAAAGTTTCTCCCCAGGCCCAGCGGTTAATGGAAGTGGCGGAGGGGGCCCTATATGCGGGCATCGAACAAGTGAAACCGGGGAATTATCTGATGGACATTGCCGGAGCCATCGAAGACTATGTCAAGCCCAGCGGTTACAGCATTGTGGAGGAGTTCACCGGCCATGGGGTGGGGCAGGCCCTCCACGAAGACCCCCATGTGTTTAATGTCCGTTGCCGGGATTTACCCAACGTCAAACTCAAACCGGGCATGACCCTGGCGATCGAGCCGATTGTTAATGCTGGTTCCCGTTTTACCCGCACCCTCGGCGATCGATGGACGGTGGTGACAGTGGACAATGGTCTTTCAGCCCAGTTTGAACACACCGTATTGGTAACAGCCACGGGCTATGAATTGTTAACCGATCGCCGTTTGGTCTAG
- a CDS encoding DUF2779 domain-containing protein: MSFPISKTYFLAGLHCPKRLWLSICRPEDASPMSLAAEQRIKQGKAIGVAARESFKNGILVDGSLKYCLEKSWELTVVEARQGGECLFEPAFLYDDILVRCDVLRRLPSGNWEIIEVKSATKLKDEHIADLTLQHYVLEGLGLTVEKTSLMVVNPMARNWSVVQERFCYQDVTAAVVRWRQQLPQKLAEFRKLLTEPTAPQVPIGSHCDRPYRCPFKDHCWQNVPPISIFDIPLLKQDKLQRLMESNVWHLDDIPTDFPLTQRQKAFIDRMTEAKPQIDHDLLRRLLGQISLDQPLYFFDVETHSSAIPRFAGLHPYERCIFQYSCHCLNLEGSLEHFEYLHTENSDPRLPLLISLIHHIGDRGSVVVYNQSFEKGVLQQLAAAYPNYGAKINQIIDRLWDLQVVFKKAYFHPGFQGSYSLKKVLPVMVPQLCHDNLAIKSGNEAPLVWEALLECSLPEKREEMAQQLREYCGLDTLGMVRIYQVLQQELREE, encoded by the coding sequence ATGTCTTTTCCCATCAGCAAGACCTACTTTTTGGCAGGGTTGCACTGTCCGAAACGTCTATGGTTGTCCATTTGTCGTCCAGAAGATGCTTCCCCCATGTCCTTGGCCGCCGAACAAAGAATTAAACAAGGTAAGGCGATCGGAGTGGCGGCCCGGGAATCTTTTAAAAATGGCATATTGGTGGATGGAAGTCTGAAGTACTGCCTAGAAAAAAGTTGGGAATTGACAGTGGTGGAGGCAAGGCAAGGGGGGGAGTGTTTATTTGAGCCGGCTTTTTTGTATGACGATATTTTGGTGCGCTGTGACGTATTGCGACGCTTACCTTCGGGCAATTGGGAAATTATTGAAGTAAAATCCGCCACCAAGCTCAAGGACGAACACATCGCCGATTTGACCTTGCAACATTACGTGTTGGAGGGGTTGGGGTTAACGGTGGAGAAAACGAGTCTCATGGTGGTAAATCCCATGGCGAGGAATTGGAGTGTGGTGCAGGAAAGGTTTTGTTATCAAGATGTGACGGCGGCAGTGGTGCGTTGGCGTCAGCAGTTGCCCCAAAAACTGGCAGAATTCCGCAAATTGTTGACGGAACCGACCGCCCCCCAGGTCCCCATTGGTAGCCATTGCGATCGTCCTTACCGTTGTCCGTTTAAGGATCATTGTTGGCAGAATGTGCCCCCGATTTCAATTTTCGACATCCCTCTGTTGAAACAAGATAAATTGCAAAGGTTGATGGAGTCTAACGTCTGGCACCTGGATGACATTCCGACGGACTTTCCTTTAACCCAAAGGCAAAAAGCATTCATTGACCGGATGACGGAAGCAAAACCCCAAATAGACCACGATTTGCTAAGGCGATTGTTGGGCCAGATCTCCCTCGATCAACCGTTGTATTTTTTTGATGTGGAAACCCACAGCAGTGCCATTCCTCGTTTTGCCGGTCTGCATCCCTACGAACGTTGCATTTTTCAGTACAGTTGTCATTGTCTCAATCTGGAAGGTTCCCTGGAGCACTTTGAATATTTACATACGGAAAATTCCGATCCCCGCCTCCCCCTGCTGATTTCCCTGATACACCACATTGGTGATCGGGGCTCCGTGGTGGTTTATAACCAATCCTTTGAAAAGGGCGTATTACAACAATTGGCGGCGGCCTACCCCAACTATGGGGCCAAAATTAATCAGATCATCGATCGCCTGTGGGATTTACAGGTGGTTTTTAAAAAAGCCTATTTCCATCCAGGTTTCCAGGGTTCCTATTCCCTCAAAAAAGTTCTGCCGGTAATGGTGCCCCAGCTTTGCCACGACAACTTGGCCATCAAGTCTGGCAATGAAGCTCCCCTGGTGTGGGAAGCCCTCCTGGAATGTTCTCTGCCGGAAAAAAGGGAAGAAATGGCCCAGCAACTGCGGGAGTATTGTGGCCTAGACACCCTTGGCATGGTAAGAATTTATCAGGTTCTACAACAGGAGTTGAGGGAGGAGTAG
- a CDS encoding SID1 transmembrane family member: protein MDKQPSRRKQLRISKRLLLVVLTLAFSLASVGIMEDFQGNFWLKTYLLLGALFWGNLLIYLSFYPRWGQRLLGSRKQNRAPHPGKKSSHGPKN from the coding sequence GTGGATAAGCAACCATCTCGAAGAAAGCAATTGAGGATTTCCAAACGGTTACTGTTAGTGGTGTTAACCCTAGCGTTTAGCCTGGCCAGCGTAGGCATTATGGAGGATTTCCAGGGGAATTTTTGGTTAAAAACTTATCTACTGCTGGGGGCATTATTTTGGGGCAATTTGCTCATTTATCTGAGTTTTTACCCCCGTTGGGGGCAAAGGTTACTGGGTAGTAGAAAGCAAAACCGTGCCCCGCATCCAGGGAAAAAATCCAGCCATGGGCCGAAAAACTAA